AATACAGGTGGGGTGGttgttgcatgttgcgtactgacagtcacgctgtctacattctgaacaGGGCTGcgctcactttagcctaaattccagcacttttcaaacctgaaacacaaagcaacattaaaattggtcaggtaaatgttcattcccctgtttttgaggggtgtttctttatactaccacatatcgttacggagaacactgcaaataacGCGTATTAACGCCTCCaccgcgcgctacagtcactcgtgaaagtttaatccagtcttgattaagtttaatcagtcttaatggtccgatgaaggtcatttaaaaaccaggacatttcctcactttttaaaaataaccCGGGACAGGAGGTGAAACACAGTTTGGTCACCATAGCGCCACCGTTTGGTGCGAGTTTAACCTCGTTGAGTTTAATCAGGGGCGCTGACCTCCTGGACTCGTTACACACACCAACGTAGTCAAATTAAAAGCCAGAATTCCTTGTTTCTAAAAAATAGGCACTGATTTTGAAATTGGACCATGGGTCAAAGAAGGCAAATAATCCAGCGTTTCTCAACCCATTAATCGGAACCAAGAAGACGATCCACGTTCTTCCTGTCATGAAGGTCCCAGGTGGATCTAGCAGGTCTTCTGGTCTCACCTGGATGGAGAACAAACTGTAATGGGTGAAAAGCGTGTAAAACCACCGTTACAAAACCCATGTGGACTGGGTTAAGATCACTACACGAACCACCATGATCTGGACGGGTTTGGGGGTTTCGTCGTGAATAACTCAGAGTTAATATTGTGAGGTGGGAGTTTCCAGGTCCAGTGACCAAACCTCCATGTCCTCTCGGAGAAGACGGAAGTTAGAAGGAGAAGCTGACTGGTAAGTTGTAGCGATATATAGTTGTTTAAAGATAATTTCGAGAGAAACATGTACAAATGTGACTGTGAAGCTGTTATGAAGACACCTACGTTTAGTTTAGTCATGAGGACACCGCAATTTTCTCCTCGAACTCAACATGTAACACGTTGACTGTGTGTCTGGGCCCAGTACGTTTATGGTGGGCCCAGAATTGATTTATTATCAACTGATGTGTTATTATCGGCCTTGTTCAAACTAATACATGAGTGTAGTTACATATTTGGTGTGAATGTCACTGTATTCGCATAAGAAGCGTCGATGTGATGCGATGCGGTGAATTTTCTAACGAACTGTTAGTAACtattatataaacacacacgtaGGTTGATAAACGCGTCTGATTACAAAACATGTACTGGAAGAAGACTAAACTATGTTCATATTTGAACATTTCTCAAGAACGTGAGAAATGGCCACAGTGACCACTGCTGCTCACGGGGTTCGGCTAGTGACCGAGATCATCCCTCTGAACCTGGAGACTACGCGCGCTCCTGCGTCCAGCGGGTGCGAGCACGGCGGGGGCGCGCACAGAGAGACCAAGCCGGACGTGCCGAACCTAAGCAGGCTGTTCCTGAAGGGCCAGCCAATCGCACTGGGGGTACGGAGACTGACATAAACGTAACCAATCAGATTCTGCTTACTTTTCAAGACGTATAACGCTGTTGTGGCACTCCGGTTTTAGTTTGGGTTTTGGTTTGGACTCTGTTAGACTGTGCAGGTCTTTATTGGGCTGGTGATGGTAGCCCTGGGAACAGTCAACATAGTCACCGCCACCCTACAAGGAGAAGTTCCTTTGGCACTGGGAATATTGGTGAGCCCCAACACCCTCATCTGTGGTGACGTCCTGCACAGAACACAGATAGATCTCACCAACCAGATTAATGCATCTTTCATTGTTCTGAAATAAGGCTGATTGAAAGAAATACTATACCATAGAGGATTAATTTCTCATATACATCACTGTCATTGATaccttctctccatcttttcTGTATTTATCCTTCACTATGAATGTGCCATTGTCATTGTTTATGTCTTCAATTTTAATATGAAAAAGTATAAAGTTAATGAACACAGGTAGGAAGTAAGACATTTAAATGTACAACAATTTccttattttccttttttttctctaGTGTGTCATTTGTGGATCTGTAACTTTGGCTACATACAAGGGAACCTGTGTTCGACGAGTAAGTGATAAATCTTGATATGACGTgtctttaaaaatgtttattttgccgagtgCAGGTGTCACAGCAGCCAAAATGTGGTAGTCCTGGATTTTTTAGCCCCTTGATTGATACTTTAATTGATTAAATTATTGTTGTTGATTGACTGTGTGACTCCTGGATAAAGAGAGCAGGACGCCTGTAGGAtctagaccaggggtaatcaattaaatctttccgcggtccatttttggcagatagctcagaccttaggtccgggtccgcggtggcgaacgaaagttgttgagcgggggggggtggtgaacgaaagttgttggggggggggggcgaacgtaacactcaaatgggtggtgaacgtaacactcgtctgaaaataaattctccggtttaaaatatagtctcccgttaaaatttttttggcatttgggtccgtatccagttaatcaggaatgtgattgggtccggacaggacggcgttcgggtccggatccggataCCTGATCTAGACCCTGTTGATCTAGACCCTGTTGATCTAGACCCTGTTGACTGGGATTCAGATCATTTTGCATTGTGTGTCTTGTCAGATCAAAAGCACTCTGGTCCTGAACCTCATCGGGGCTCTGCTTGCTCTGGCGGCCATCTTGTATTTCTGCGTCAAACTTGCCATAAAACCAGACCCAAGTGGATGTGCAGGGAATTACAAAGACAATGTGTGGGACTGTAAAATAATGACACAAAGGTTCAATGTGAGTATGATGATGACACTGTCCTCTGCTCTCTTGTCAAGAGCCAAGAGTTTTAACTATTGAAGAAAAACAATCTTCTATATCAAGCTTTGTACCTCCAACTTGATTTGTCTGTCATTTTAGATTTACTGACTTCCACTCATTTGTGTAGTGCTGTTCAGTTTCCTGTACCAGTGCTCAGATGTTGTGTTGACAGACTCCAGCCTGACTTTTATATAATAGCATTCCTCTTGTGTTATGTAGCTGGGATGTCATCTACCTTTCTTGTTTGTGTTCTTTAGGACTTAATGAATGGATTAAAGTCTGTGCTGCTGATACTGTCTGtgctgatggggtgtgtgtgtaccacactTGTTGTTTCCAGCAAGGCCAGCCTGTCAGGACACTCTAACTGAATGGTGAGATGAACACAAGACCAGTCTGTTACTCCAGCTCGTTCAGAACTGATTTAATGTGGGATCTCCACACTTCACACATAATTAGTGGTGCTTCTCTGAATTTTCTGGGGTTTCTACTGAGTTGAAAACTGTTTTAATTGCAAACTGGCAGGCGAAACAAATCTGaacccacacagtcacacacaaatctgaacccacacagtcacacacaaatctgaacccacacagtcacacacaaatctgaacccacacagtcacacacaaattGAATCATTTCacttgggtttgtttgtgctgatGATTAATAAACACAAGCAGTAACGTTTCCTTGTTAACTACCATTTCCTGTGTTCTAGGAACCCTCCCTGACATTACTGACAGCTGCCGCGTTTTGAGGAGGGTTGGTATAAACGTTGGACAGTAAAAATGGTCCACATAGCATATAACCATACATAATACCGCACTTACACCGCAGATCCACATAGCATATAACCATACATAATACCGCACTTACACCGCAGATCCACATAGCATATAACCATACATAATACCGCACTTACACAGCAGATCCACATAGCATATAACCATACATAATACCGCACTTACACCGCAGATCCACATAGCATATAACCATACATAATACCGCACTTACACCGCAGATAGCACTTGTGCTTGTCCTTTATATTGTATCTttatctgtctatggttatttgtgcttctagaTATGAGTTTTAATTCCTGTTGTTGCTGTTACGTTTGAGTCTGTTT
This region of Brachyhypopomus gauderio isolate BG-103 unplaced genomic scaffold, BGAUD_0.2 sc49, whole genome shotgun sequence genomic DNA includes:
- the LOC143487687 gene encoding uncharacterized protein LOC143487687, whose translation is MATVTTAAHGVRLVTEIIPLNLETTRAPASSGCEHGGGAHRETKPDVPNLSRLFLKGQPIALGTVQVFIGLVMVALGTVNIVTATLQGEVPLALGILCVICGSVTLATYKGTCVRRIKSTLVLNLIGALLALAAILYFCVKLAIKPDPSGCAGNYKDNVWDCKIMTQRFNDLMNGLKSVLLILSVLMGCVCTTLVVSSKASLSGHSN